A part of Geotrypetes seraphini chromosome 9, aGeoSer1.1, whole genome shotgun sequence genomic DNA contains:
- the LOC117366447 gene encoding zinc finger BED domain-containing protein 5-like, which yields MDKFLKRKELDSEQNFEPDESPSMSGGQKKAKMVSASKFSGARQYSESYISVGFTFTGDANKPTPLSVVCGEKLANSAMVPSKLKRHLQTKHPSLQNKNADYFVRLRDNTEKQATFMRKTTKVNERVLKANYQVAELIAKSKKSHTMAETLILPACKAIVEEMLGPEAAKEIAKVPLSDNTISRRINDMSADIESVVLEKIRISEKFALQLDESTDISGHAQLLANVRFVDGDAIRENFFFCKALPEKTTGEEIFRVTSEYLEKGGLKWENCTSVCTDGAAAMVGRTKGFVSRVKERNPDVIVTHCFLHREALVAKTLPAVLVHVLDDVVCMVNFVKSRPVKSRIFATLCEEMGAKHKTLLFHTEVRWLSRGKVLVRVYELREELKVFLTNERSDYAKQLASDEWCARLAYLADIFYHLNELNTRMQGRSENLLTSTDKINGFRSKVQLWHQHVESGNLEMLTLTKQWQGVHTAALCEIIVKHLKTLEEKLSFYFSSVSTECLDWVRDPYSSASVGSGTEKDPLLNLTIF from the coding sequence ATGGACaagtttttgaaaaggaaagaacTAGACTCTGAACAAAATTTTGAGCCAGATGAGAGCCCAAGTATGAGTGGGggtcaaaagaaagcaaagatggtTAGCGCAAGCAAATTCTCTGGCGCAAGGCAATATAGCGAAAGCTATATTTCAGTTGGATTTACTTTCACTGGAGATGCAAACAAACCAACTCCACTGTCCGTGGTGTGTGGTGAAAAGCTAGCTAACAGTGCTATGGTCCCAAGCAAACTTAAACGCCATCTCCAAACGAAACACCCTTCGCTTCAAAACAAGAATGCGGACTATTTTGTTCGCCTGCGTGACAACACGGAGAAACAGGCAACTTTCATGAGAAAAACCACAAAGGTAAATGAAAGAGTTCTTAAAGCTAACTATCAAGTTGCTGAACTTATAGCCAAGTCAAAAAAGTCGCACACTATGGCAGAGACATTAATACTTCCTGCCTGCAAAGCTATTGTAGAGGAGATGCTCGGACCTGAAGCAGCTAAGGAAATAGCCAAAGTCCCTCTCTCAGACAACACAATTTCCAGACGTATTAATGACATGTCTGCAGACATCGAAAGTGTGGTTTTGGAAAAGATCCGTATCAGTGAGAAATTTGCATTGCAACTTGACGAGTCTACTGATATCAGTGGACATGCTCAACTCTTGGCCAATGTGCGTTTTGTTGATGGTGATGCAATTAGAGAAAACTTCTTTTTTTGCAAGGCATTGCCAGAAAAAACAACAGGAGAAGAAATTTTTCGGGTCACATCAGAATACCTTGAAAAAGGAGGACTTAAGTGGGAAAACTGCACAAGTGTCTGCACCGATGGAGCTGCAGCCATGGTCGGGCGCACCAAAGGCTTTGTAAGCAGAGTGAAGGAAAGAAATCCAGATGTGATTGTTACGCATTGTTTTTTACACCGCGAGGCCCTCGTAGCCAAGACTTTACCAGCAGTCCTAGTTCATGTGTTGGATGATGTTGTGTGCATGGTAAACTTTGTAAAGTCACGACCCGTGAAAAGTCGTATATTTGCAACTTTGTGTGAGGAGATGGGAGCGAAGCATAAAACCTTGCTGTTTCATACGGAGGTCCGGTGGTTGTCGCGTGGCAAGGTCTTGGTTCGTGTGTATGAGCTGCGGGAGGAACTTAAAGTGTTTCTGACAAATGAGAGGTCAGATTACGCAAAGCAGCTTGCAAGTGATGAGTGGTGTGCAAGGCTGGCATACCTGGCAGATATATTTTATCATCTGAATGAACTGAACACACGAATGCAAGGCCGAAGTGAAAACCTGCTTACAAGTACAGATAAAATAAATGGATTCCGTTCAAAGGTGCAACTCTGGCATCAACACGTGGAAAGTGGCAATCTTGAAATGCTCACACTCACCAAGCAATGGCAAGGTGTTCACACTGCTGCACTGTGTGAGATAAtagttaaacatttaaaaactcttgaggagaagttgtcattttaTTTCTCTTCAGTCTCCACTGAATGCCTTGACTGGGTTAGAGACCCTTATAGCTCAGCATCAGTTggtagcggtaccgaaaaggatccgctgttGAATTTGACGATTTTTTAa